The genomic region TGCAGTTCGCTGGCCGCCCCGTTGTTGTGCGGGTAGCGACCGGTGATGATGCTGCACCGGCTGGGGCTACAACTGCTGGCGGTGAGATACGCGTTGGTAAATTTCATCCCGCCTTTTGCCAGGGCATCGATGTTGGGGGTGCGGGCCGTTTCGCTGCCGTAACAGCCAAAGTCATTCCAACTGACGTCGTCGGCAATGAAGACGATGAAATTGGGGCGATCGTCGGCAACGGCAGGTATGGCGAAGGCGAACAGCAGCAAGGCCAGGGACAGAAATTGAATTCGAGACATGAGATTTCCGCGCGGCGTAGAGCAATGAGGTGAGGGGTGGGAGTTAAGACCAGTATCCTTCATGATGTTTGCCGGGTCAAACAGGCTGCGGTCGATCGGCCCTGATTCACGGCTGCTCGAGCTGGCACACGCGGAAGCCAGTCATGATGTCGTAGACATTCATCGGGCAAACGTGCCGATGCCCATTTTCACGGTCGTTCCAATTTTCCGTACGCACGTGATAGGGCCCATTGCGGACGATGCAATTTCCGGCTGGGGCTTTTCCGACAACAAATTCAGCACTCAGCCCATCAAGTGCGGTCGGGTACTTGGTAATATCGAACCGCCCTGTCGCTCCGAATAGAAAGTCATGGCGTTCGCGGCGGGTCATGATCCGCTGATCGATCAGCGAAGCAGCGAGGAGTTCCCCTTCGGTAGGCAGCCGCACCGATGCCCACTGACAATAGGCGGTGGCATCTTTAAAACTCACGTTGTGGACCGGAATGTTGGCTCGCTGGTTAGGACGGATCCCTTCCATTAGTTCACTCATCCGGAAGGAACCATCATCGTTTCGTTCGCAGTCGGTCAGGTAACCAGTCGCCTGAGTGAATGCTTCGAACTCGCCGGTAGTCACAGGTCGGCGAGAGATGCTAAAGGGAGCGAGTTCAATCCGCGATCCATCTTCAAACTCGGCAATCGCTCCGGTCACCGAGACGAAGCCATCGGAGAATCCGCGGAACTCACTAAGCTCCGCTCCCACGGAAACCTCCGCGATCTCCGGCATATCGGCTTCGATCAACTGCTCGAGCTGCGTCAAACACTTGTCACAGAACCAACCAAACAGCACTTCGTAGTTATTGGGCGTAGGACCTTGTTGAACTTCCAAATGCTTGATGAAACAAGGGCACGTCTGTTTGGCTTCGCGCTGCTGGATGAAGCGCTGGAACAAACGCGCCAACTTTGCCTGGGCATCTTCCACCTTTGAGGATAGTTGAATGCGAAAGCGATCGACTTCGTAGTCCAGGCTTGGCTTCTGTTGGATCTTCATGCTCATCCTACTGCCAAGGCACACCACCAGCCGCTTGAATTTGCTTCTGCATCGCTTGCTGCAGTTCGCGGAACTTCTTCTGGTTGGTCTTGGCCAGGTTGTTTTGTTCCTGGGGGTCTTCGTTCAGGTTGTAGAGTTCCAGCGGCGAGTAGGGATCGTTCTGCATCAGTTTCCAGCCGTCGCGGATGATGGCCTGGTACGCCTTGCCGCCGTAGCGTTGGCCTCCTTCGCGGCGGACGAAGTACAGATCGCGCGGCTGCTTGGGCATTGGCTTCCCTTCCAGCAGCGGGACCAGGCTCACCGCGTTCAGGTCCTGGGCCGGGGTGCCGCCTGCAAGTTCGACAAAGGTAGGAAACACATCAAAATTCAGCCCTTGGTAATCGGTACTGCTGCCAGGCTGAACGTGGCCGGGCCAGCGTACGAAGAATGGGACCTTCAGCCCGCCGTCGTAGTGGCTTTGCTTGCCGTCGCGCCATGGATCGTTGTTCTGGGCATGTGGCAGGCTGCCGCCGTTATCGCTGCCGAAGTAGACGATCGTGTTCTCGGCCAGGCCGAACGTATCGAGCGCCTTGAGCACCTTGGCCACCGCATCGTCCAAATGCTGCACGAAGGCGACGTTCATGGCGCGCTTGTCATCGAGCTGTGGCTTGGCCTTCTTTACCGCGTCGAGATACTCTTTTGGCGGTTCGATCGGGAAGTGCGGGGCATTGAAGGCCAGGTACAGAAAGAAAGGCTGCTCCTTGTTGGCCCCACGCGTACAGATGTATTGATGCGCCCACTGGGCGAAGAGCTCGGTGGCATGCCCTTCCGGGTCAATCTCGCGATCGTTATAACGCATGTAGTTGTTCCCCTCGCGGCGATGCGTGATGTAGCTGTCCATCATGTCGCCGAGGAACCCGTGAAAGTGATCGAAGCCGCGCTCGTTGGGTGTGTTAGGAGATTCCAAACCGAGGTGCCACTTGCCGATGCACGCGGTCGTGTACCCTTGCTTCTTCAGTTCATCGGCCAGCGTTGGAACGCCTTGCTTGAGATAGCCCCACGAGTTGTCCGGTTTGGTGCGAATCACGCCTGGCACACCCACCAGGTCAGCATACCGACCGGTTAGAAGTGCT from Blastopirellula marina harbors:
- a CDS encoding SUMF1/EgtB/PvdO family nonheme iron enzyme, which produces MKIQQKPSLDYEVDRFRIQLSSKVEDAQAKLARLFQRFIQQREAKQTCPCFIKHLEVQQGPTPNNYEVLFGWFCDKCLTQLEQLIEADMPEIAEVSVGAELSEFRGFSDGFVSVTGAIAEFEDGSRIELAPFSISRRPVTTGEFEAFTQATGYLTDCERNDDGSFRMSELMEGIRPNQRANIPVHNVSFKDATAYCQWASVRLPTEGELLAASLIDQRIMTRRERHDFLFGATGRFDITKYPTALDGLSAEFVVGKAPAGNCIVRNGPYHVRTENWNDRENGHRHVCPMNVYDIMTGFRVCQLEQP
- a CDS encoding sulfatase-like hydrolase/transferase, with the translated sequence MKSLLSLLILLTIATFALAAEPKRPNFVIIYTDDLGYGDVSTYHDSDVATPNIDKLAAEGMTFTQMRANCTVCSPSRAALLTGRYADLVGVPGVIRTKPDNSWGYLKQGVPTLADELKKQGYTTACIGKWHLGLESPNTPNERGFDHFHGFLGDMMDSYITHRREGNNYMRYNDREIDPEGHATELFAQWAHQYICTRGANKEQPFFLYLAFNAPHFPIEPPKEYLDAVKKAKPQLDDKRAMNVAFVQHLDDAVAKVLKALDTFGLAENTIVYFGSDNGGSLPHAQNNDPWRDGKQSHYDGGLKVPFFVRWPGHVQPGSSTDYQGLNFDVFPTFVELAGGTPAQDLNAVSLVPLLEGKPMPKQPRDLYFVRREGGQRYGGKAYQAIIRDGWKLMQNDPYSPLELYNLNEDPQEQNNLAKTNQKKFRELQQAMQKQIQAAGGVPWQ